A window of Candidatus Rokuibacteriota bacterium genomic DNA:
GTCCCCGGAGCCCGTAAAGACGACGTCGCACTCCTTCGAGAGTGCCTCGATGATCTCCGGCGCCGCCGGCGTGGCGGCGTTGGCCTTGCGTCGCACCGTGACGCTGGCGGCGCCGTACCGCTCCACCAGTACATCGCCGAACTGCCGCGCCAGCTCGGCGAAGTTGGCCTTCGTGTTGTCGAGAAAGCCGATGCGCTTACCCTGCAGGCTGGCCGGCAGAGATCGCCCCGCCGCCGCCGACTGGCGCCACTCGGGGACGGGCGTGAGAACGGTAATGGTCGTCTCCACGGCTATTTCTCCTTCTCGACGGTGTCGAGCCAGAGGATCGCCTCCGAGCGGGGACGGAAGCCCTTCACTGACCCGGTCATCGCCGACACGCTGCCGGGCTGGAACAGGTAGATAGCGTTCGGGCCCTCGTAAAGGAGCTCCGAGATCTTCTGCAACATCTTCTCGCGCGCAACTGGCGTCGACGCCTGGCGCGACTCGTCGAGCATGCGGTCCACGCGCTCGTCGCAGAAGAGCTTGGTGCTGTTCTGGCAGCGGTTCAGGTTGACGACGAAGTCGAAGTCGAGCGACGGAAAGTATGTCCAGCGGAGCAGCACGAGGTCGCTGAGTGTCCCGCCATAGAGGTGCTTGGCGAAGGAGCCCTGGTCGACGGTCTGCAGCTTGACGCGCACTCCGACCTTGGCGAGGTCACCGACGATCGCCTCGATCACCTGCTTGTCATTGGGATAGAAACCGACGGTGCCGAACCAGGTCGCCTCGAAGCCATTCGGGTAGCCAGCCTGCTTGAGGAGCTCCCGCGCCCGCGCCGCATCGGCCGGAAACGGCTTGAGCGCTGGGTTGTAGCCGAACCCGTCCTGCCCGACGTTCTGGCCAGCGAGCGGCTTGCCGTAGCCGTGCAGCACGTATTTGATGATGGCGTCCTTGTCGACCGCGTAGTTGAGCGCCTGTCGCACCTTCGGATTCGCAAGCGGACTGCCGGCCTGCGTGGAGCCCTTCAGAGGAATGACGTAGCTCCAGCCCGTGTAGGACGCGGCGGCCTTGAACCCGTCCTTCTCCAGACCGGCCGCCTCGTCAGGAGGCACCGGGTTGATGAAATCGACGTCGCCGCTGCGAAGCGCGGCGATCCGCGTGCCGTTCTCCGGCAGGTGCTTGAAGATCACGGTCTTGACCTTTGGCATCGGACGCCAGCCGTTGTCCACGGCCTCGAGCTTCACGTGCCCGTTGCGCCGGAACTCTGCCAGCCGGAACATCCCAGTCCCCACCGGCGCCTCGGCGAAGCCGGCCGGCCCCTTCTCCTTGGCGTACTTCGCGGGCAGGATGAACACGACCGACACCGTCTTCGCGATGTTCGGATCGGGCGCGGCGGTGACGATACGTACCGTGAGCGGATCCACGGCCTCGACGGCCTTGATCGTCGGCACCCGGTTCTTCACGGCCGCCTTGGTCGCCGGGTCGATGACGCGGTCCAGCGTGAACTTCACCGACTCCGAGGTGAACGGCTCGCCGTTGTGAAACTTCACCTTGTCGCGCAGCTTGAACTCCCAGGTGGTGGGATTCAGGCGCTTCCACGACACGGCCAGGTTGGGCTGGGCGTCGTTATTGTCGCCGATCACGGTGAGGGCGTCGTAGAGCGCGTAGTACGACGGCATCCAGGTGGTGCTCCAGAGCAAGTGCGGATCCATCGTGTCCGGGATGCCGGACAGGCCGATCGAGAGGGTGTCGCGGTCGGCACCGGCGGCGGTGGGCCAGAGCAGCCCCACGGTGATGAGCAGGACGGACAGAAGCGTGACGGCGCGACGGATCACAGGCGTCTCCTTTCGAGCGGTTGAACGGTGCGGAACCGGTCAACGAGCGCGAGCGTGTCACGCGCGGACCGGACGTGGGCGTAGTCGATGAGCTCGCCGCGGAATCGCACGCCGGCCGAGCCGGCACGCTCGGCGGCGGCCATGGCCTCGAGGACCCCGCGACTGTACTCAATGTCGTCCTTCGAGGGCGTGTAGACCTCATTGACGATCGGCACGTGGGACGGATGGATGACGAATTCGCCGCGGTATCCGAGCTGCCGGTTGCGGAGCGCGTGGGCGCGCAGGCCGTCGAGGTCTTCGATATCGGTCCAGATACCCGAGATCGGATACTGAATACCGGCCGCGCGCGCGCCGACAACGATGCGCGAGCGCAGGTAGAGGCTCTCGATGCCGTCACGCGTCCACACGTACCCGATCGCGCGGTTGATGTCGCCGCCGCGCGCGGTCCCACCCATGATCGTCCCCACGCGCGGCGAGGCGGCGCAGATGTCGTACGCGTGCTCGATGCAGTTGGCCGTCTCCGCGGTGATCACCAGCTCGATGCGCCGGTCGGGAATACCGCGCCGGCGCTCGAGGTCGGACAGAAAGGTGTCGATGATCCGCACCTCCTCTGGTGTGTCGACCTTGGCGAGCACGATGCCCGTGAGCGCAGGGGTGGCCACCGCGTCGAGATCCTCGAAGAGCATTCCTGTCGCCATCGCATTCGTCCGTACGAAGCACGGGACTCCGGCGTCGGCGACGGCGTCGATAGCGGCGCCGATTCGCGCCCGCGTCGGCGCCTTGAGATCGTCCGGAAGCGCATCCTCGAGGTCGAGGATGATGGAATCGGCCCCGAGCCCGCCGGCCTTGGCGATCCACCGGTCCTTCTGGGCCGGGATGAAGAGCATCGTTCGGTAGAGCTGCATGCGGTCGTCTCCCCCTCAAATCGCGCCGCGGGCGCGCAACTCCGCAAGCGCGGGCGCGGCCAGCCCGAGCAGCGATCCAAACACTTCGTCGTTGTGGGCACCGAGCGCCGGGCCCGTCCACTGCACCTCGCCGGCCGTGCGCGACATCGACGGCACGACGTTCTGCATCCGCACCGGCCCGAGCTCGTCGTCGTCCACGGTGATGAGGTTGCCACGCGCCTCGTAGGTCGGATCCTTGACGATCATGTCCATGTCGTAGACGGGCGCGGCCACCGCATCGGCGCGCTCGAACTCGGTGAGCACCTCTTCCAGCGAGCGCTCGGCCATCCAACCCACCAGCATCTGATCGATCGCCTTGATGTCCGGCAGGATCGATTCGTCGATCGGCACGCCGAGCATCCGCGCGACGCGACGCACCACCGGCGGCGTGGCCGCGGAGACCGTGACCCAGCGCTCGTCGCGCGTGCGGTAGACGTTGGACAGCACCGTGGACAGCGGGAACGGGAAGTTGTTCCCCTGGCGCATCGGCAGCACGCCGAGCTGTTGATGACTGATCACCTGCCACTCGATGAGGCGGAAGAGCGTCTCGTAGAGCGCCAGATCGATCACCTGGCCTTCGCCGCCGCCCTGATCGCGCCAGTAGAGCGCCATCATCACGCCGTAGGCGCCCATGAGCCCCGAGACCGTGTCCGCGAGCGAAAACCCGATGTGCATCGGCGCGCCCTCGGCGAAGCCCGTGACGTGCACCACGCCGCTCATCGCCTCACCGGCGCGGCCGAAGCCCGGTGACTTACGGCGCGGTCCCGTCTGGCCATAGCCGGAGATGCGGAGCACGACGAGGCGCGGGTTGATGGCGTGCAGGCGGTCCCAGCCCAGCCCCAGGCGCTCGAGCGTCCCAGGGCGGTAGTTCTCGACCAGCACGTCGCTCTGCTCGACCAGGCGCTCCAGGAGCTGCTTGCCCTCCGGCGACTGGATGTTGAGCGTGACGCACTTCTTGTTGCGCGCGGAGACCTTCCACCACAGCGACACGCCGTCCTTGAAGGGACCCAGTCGCCGCATCGCGTCGCCGCCGTCGGGCCGCTCGACCTTGATGACGTCCGCGCCGAAGTCGCCGAGCAGCGTGGCCGCCATCGGCGCCGCGAGCGCGTGGCCAATGTCGAGCACGCGCACGCCGGCCAGCGGCGATTCCTTCGTCTTGTTGGTCACTCTTGCGCCTCCTTAGACGGTCAGCCCTTTGCGGGGATCGAGCCAGTCGCGGAACCGGTCACCGAGCACGTTGACGGCAAGGACGGTGGCCATGATCGCCAACCCGGGCAACGTCGCCAGCCACCACGCGCGCTCCAGGTATTCGCGGCCGCTGCTGAGGATCTCGCCCCACGAGATCTGTGGGAATGCCACGCCGAGGCCGAGGAAGCTCAGCCCGCTCTCGGCAATGATCATCAGCGAGAGCTGAAAGCTCCACAGCACGACGACCGACGGCATCACGCTGGGCGCGATGTGGCGGAAGAGCACCCGGCCGGCGGAGCCACCGATCGCCCGCGCCGAGACCACGAATTCCGTGTTGCGCAGGCCCTGCACCTCCGCGCTGGTGACCTTGGCGAAGGGCGCCCAGCCCCACGAGGCGAGCACGATGACGAAGTTCCACACGCTGCGCTCGACGACCGACAGCACCGCGACGGCGATCACGATGAACGGGAACGAC
This region includes:
- a CDS encoding ABC transporter substrate-binding protein, which translates into the protein MIRRAVTLLSVLLITVGLLWPTAAGADRDTLSIGLSGIPDTMDPHLLWSTTWMPSYYALYDALTVIGDNNDAQPNLAVSWKRLNPTTWEFKLRDKVKFHNGEPFTSESVKFTLDRVIDPATKAAVKNRVPTIKAVEAVDPLTVRIVTAAPDPNIAKTVSVVFILPAKYAKEKGPAGFAEAPVGTGMFRLAEFRRNGHVKLEAVDNGWRPMPKVKTVIFKHLPENGTRIAALRSGDVDFINPVPPDEAAGLEKDGFKAAASYTGWSYVIPLKGSTQAGSPLANPKVRQALNYAVDKDAIIKYVLHGYGKPLAGQNVGQDGFGYNPALKPFPADAARARELLKQAGYPNGFEATWFGTVGFYPNDKQVIEAIVGDLAKVGVRVKLQTVDQGSFAKHLYGGTLSDLVLLRWTYFPSLDFDFVVNLNRCQNSTKLFCDERVDRMLDESRQASTPVAREKMLQKISELLYEGPNAIYLFQPGSVSAMTGSVKGFRPRSEAILWLDTVEKEK
- a CDS encoding CoA ester lyase — translated: MQLYRTMLFIPAQKDRWIAKAGGLGADSIILDLEDALPDDLKAPTRARIGAAIDAVADAGVPCFVRTNAMATGMLFEDLDAVATPALTGIVLAKVDTPEEVRIIDTFLSDLERRRGIPDRRIELVITAETANCIEHAYDICAASPRVGTIMGGTARGGDINRAIGYVWTRDGIESLYLRSRIVVGARAAGIQYPISGIWTDIEDLDGLRAHALRNRQLGYRGEFVIHPSHVPIVNEVYTPSKDDIEYSRGVLEAMAAAERAGSAGVRFRGELIDYAHVRSARDTLALVDRFRTVQPLERRRL
- a CDS encoding CoA transferase, whose protein sequence is MTNKTKESPLAGVRVLDIGHALAAPMAATLLGDFGADVIKVERPDGGDAMRRLGPFKDGVSLWWKVSARNKKCVTLNIQSPEGKQLLERLVEQSDVLVENYRPGTLERLGLGWDRLHAINPRLVVLRISGYGQTGPRRKSPGFGRAGEAMSGVVHVTGFAEGAPMHIGFSLADTVSGLMGAYGVMMALYWRDQGGGEGQVIDLALYETLFRLIEWQVISHQQLGVLPMRQGNNFPFPLSTVLSNVYRTRDERWVTVSAATPPVVRRVARMLGVPIDESILPDIKAIDQMLVGWMAERSLEEVLTEFERADAVAAPVYDMDMIVKDPTYEARGNLITVDDDELGPVRMQNVVPSMSRTAGEVQWTGPALGAHNDEVFGSLLGLAAPALAELRARGAI
- a CDS encoding ABC transporter permease, with amino-acid sequence MRRIGLGGTLALLVLLIDLIFVAGGPRLMLLDPHGQSLRDRLLPPLVTTEAGRHVFGTDQLGRDVFSRIVAGARITLTVSFLAATTAASVGVVLGLVAGYNDGSLRHIITRLGDLQLSFPFIVIAVAVLSVVERSVWNFVIVLASWGWAPFAKVTSAEVQGLRNTEFVVSARAIGGSAGRVLFRHIAPSVMPSVVVLWSFQLSLMIIAESGLSFLGLGVAFPQISWGEILSSGREYLERAWWLATLPGLAIMATVLAVNVLGDRFRDWLDPRKGLTV